CAGCCAGCCGGGTCAGGGGACAACGTTTATCTTAAGTTTCCCGAGCGTCGAAAGCCATCAGGCGCTTGAGCATAACGCAAGCCGAGTGGACGAGAACCCGGCACAACCAAGCGAGATATCCCAATGACGCAAGAAAAAATCCTGGTCATCGATGATGAGAAGGCAACGCTCAAAATGTTTCGGCTTTTTCTGGATGTGTACGGATTTGACATTTTCACGGCAGAATCCGGGGAAGAGGGGCTGGACGTTTTCGACAGGGAAAAACCCGATATCGTCCTGACCGACATCAAGATGCCCGGCATGGATGGGATTGAGGTCCTGCAACAGATCAAGAAGCGTTCGCCCGCCACGGAGGTCATCGTCATCACCGGGCATGGCGACATGGATCTGGCCATTCAGGCCCTCAATCTGGACGCTGCCGATTTTATCAACAAGCCCATCCAGCGCCAGAGCCTTGAACAGGGTCTGTCCCGGGCCAGGGAGCGGCTCAAGCTGGCCAAGAGCCGTCAGAACGAGGTCAGCGTCAGCCGGCAGGGCCGGGCGCTGGTCATTGAAATCCAGGGCAGCGTCAGTTCCCATAGCGAACCGTATCTGCGCGAAGCCTACGCCAAGGCCCAGGAGGCCAAGGTTCAGCGCATCGTGCTGCATTTCGATCCCAACACCTCAGTAAACGGGGCCGGTATCGCCATTTTGACCCAGCTTGTGCTGGAGAGCGAAAAGGACGGTATCGAGATTGTCATGGCCGGTCTTTCCGAAAATTTCCGCAAGGTTTTCGGCATAGTGGGCTTGACGCGCATGATTCAGATTTTTGATAGTCTGGATCAAGCCTGCGCCTAGGCATTTTTTTCGGCCTAGGGCCAAGGAGTTTTCATGATAGGTTTTATCCGAATCGCATTTTGTCTTTTTCTTTTCTTTACGGCCCAGCCCGTTCTGGCCGCGCCGCCCGCCACGGGCGACACCATACCCGAACTGATTTTACCCGTCCCCTTCGATCCGGCCGGGCAGGAGATGCTTGGTCTACAGGGGAAATCGACCTTTACCCTTGCGGATCTTGACGCCGAACTCATTTTTATCGAGATCATCGGCGTGTATTGTCCGCAATGCGTGAAGCAGTCGCCGGGTTTCAAGACGCTTTTCAACAGGCTCGGCAAGGGCAAGCTCAAAGGGCGGGTAGCCATGTTCGGCTTGGCCGCCGGCGGGACGGACGCCGAGGTCAAGCAGTTGCTGACTACGGGGCAGTACCTGTTTCCTGTCTTGAGCGATCCCGACTACGTGGCCCACAAAGTGCTGGGCGAACCGCTTACGCCCTACACCATCGTCTGCCGGCCGGACGGAACAGTGGTTTACGACCACCTAGGAGTGGTTCAGGACATTGACGCGCTGTATCAACTGATCAAGACACTGCTCGACTGACCGCGGAGCGGGAGATGACGGCTCAAATCGATAGCGATGCCGATCGCGCCAGATACCAGTTTCAGATTTTGTTCGAAACGGCTTCGGAGCTGAGCGGGGCGCGTTATCCGCACAAGATCCTGGAGGCCTTTTTGCTCTCGGCCCAGGGAGGGGTGGGGGCCAGGGGCGGTTTTGCGGCTATTCTGGGGCAGAGCGAATTTCAGCTCATGACCCGCTCCAGCCTCTCCAAAAGCCTTACTCCGGAGTATGCGAAGGTGCTGCGCGAGCATCTGGACGCCCTGGGCGAGGAGCGGAAAACCTCTTTTTTTGTGCCTTCGCTGCAGGGCGAACTCTGCCCCGGAAAATGCGAACTGCTCCTGGTCTGTCCTCTCGATGACGGCCAGGATGGCGTGCTCGGTCTGGAAGAGAGCCTCGCCGGGCGTCCCTACGACGAGAATGACAAACAGCTCGTCGCGGGTCTGGGCACGCTTTTTCAGCTCAGCCTCAGGTTTTCGCTCTATGCCACTCGTGTCGAACTGCTCAACGCCGAATTGACCAAGCAAAATGATACCCTTGATCGCCAGATTTATCATCTGAGCGCCCTGCGCGACCTTTCCGGAGAAATCTTGCGCGTGGACATGGCCGAGGTCATGTCCACGTTTCTGCTGACCCTGCTCGGGCACTTCGCCCGTCCCCAGGGGCTTCTTCTGTTGCATGATCGCGCATCGGGGCAAATCCATGAAATTTCCAGCGGCCTGAAAGCAAAGCCCGGCCTTGGCGAGCGGGACGTGGAGAGGCTTTTTTTTCTGTGTCTGGCCGGAGTCCGCGAGAAGCATCTGCAGCCTCTGCAGGTCGAGCCTGTCGAAGACATGGGCGGGCTGGCGGAGGTTGCGCTGGGTTTTGCGCCTGACCGGGGCTATCTTTTCATGCTGCGCGAGAATCTGTACGGAGTGCTGCTGTTGGGGCAGAGTCTGGGCACGACGGTTTCCGCCGAGGATGGTCTTCTGCAGGCTTTTGTTTCCCAGGGGGTCCTGCACCTCAAGAATGCCGACTCTTTCAGGACCATCATGTCGCTGAACGATGACCTGGCCAGGCAAAACGAAGAGCTGCGCCGCACCATCAACGAGTTGACGCAGGCCAAGGATCACATCAGCATGCTTGAGGCCGCGGGCAGACGAATCGCCGGCATCGTGCACAGCAAGGCCGAGAGTCTGACCCGTGTGCGTCTGGTCGATTTCTTCCTTATCATCGTGTTAAGCCTCGGCCTGGCGCTCGCGTTCAACCAGCAGAATCCGCGCGGGATTGTCCTCATCGAGCCACCCGGCCCCGAAATTCCATTCGTCACTCTGGACGAGGCTCTGGAGCTCATCGCAAAAGAGGATGCGCTTCTTGTCGATGCCCGCCCGCGTGAGTTCTATGAGCGCGAACATGCGCAAAAAGCCGTCAACGTTCCGGCGCAGCTTTTTGATCTGGTCTACATGATGCAGATGACCGCCGAGGACCCTGAACGGCCCATCGTGGTCTTCGGACGCAGCGTGAGCCGCCGCTACGATCGGATCGTGGCCACGAAATTTCTGGGCAGGGACCATGAGCGGGTCTATATCATTAAAGATGTCCCGCCCTTGGCCCTGGACGGAGGCGCGCAATGATTTCACGCTTGAAGGTTCTTCTGACCCACCCTGTCCTTGCCCTGCTCCTGCGCCTCTATCTGGCCGGGGTTTTCATCTATGCCAGCCTGCACAAAATCAATTTTCCGGCCGAATTCGCGGACAACATCGCCGGTTATCTCATTGTTCCGTATTGGCTCATTAATCCTTTGGCCGTGTTCATGCCCTGGCTGGAGCTTGTTTGCGGGCTCTTTCTTCTGGCCGGTGTGAGGGTGCGGGGGGCGAGTCTGCTCATCGGCGCAATGCTGGCCATGTTCACCGTGGCGGTACTGGTGGCTCTGATTCAGGATACGCCCATCGGTTGCGGTTGTTTCCAGAGCGTGGGCGAGCCCATCTCCTGGTGGACGGTGCTGAGAGATCTGGCCTGGCTGGCCATGGCCGCGCATATTTATTTTTATGACCGACTGGTTCATTTGGACCGGCTCTTCATGGTCAAACCGGAGGAACTTGGGCTGTGATGAAAATACTGCCTTTTCTGATGCTGCTGCTTTGCCTGTCCTGCTCCTCCCGGCCTGATCTTGCCGGGCGCTACGAGGCCTCGCATACAGGACCCAGCGGGCCGGTGAACGCGGTCATGACTCTTGCCGAGGATGGCAGCGGAAAATGGGAGATCGAGGGCGAGGTGCTGCCTTTTTCCTGGTTCGTGCGCGCCGGAGCAATCAACG
This DNA window, taken from Desulfomicrobium sp. ZS1, encodes the following:
- a CDS encoding rhodanese-like domain-containing protein, with the protein product MTAQIDSDADRARYQFQILFETASELSGARYPHKILEAFLLSAQGGVGARGGFAAILGQSEFQLMTRSSLSKSLTPEYAKVLREHLDALGEERKTSFFVPSLQGELCPGKCELLLVCPLDDGQDGVLGLEESLAGRPYDENDKQLVAGLGTLFQLSLRFSLYATRVELLNAELTKQNDTLDRQIYHLSALRDLSGEILRVDMAEVMSTFLLTLLGHFARPQGLLLLHDRASGQIHEISSGLKAKPGLGERDVERLFFLCLAGVREKHLQPLQVEPVEDMGGLAEVALGFAPDRGYLFMLRENLYGVLLLGQSLGTTVSAEDGLLQAFVSQGVLHLKNADSFRTIMSLNDDLARQNEELRRTINELTQAKDHISMLEAAGRRIAGIVHSKAESLTRVRLVDFFLIIVLSLGLALAFNQQNPRGIVLIEPPGPEIPFVTLDEALELIAKEDALLVDARPREFYEREHAQKAVNVPAQLFDLVYMMQMTAEDPERPIVVFGRSVSRRYDRIVATKFLGRDHERVYIIKDVPPLALDGGAQ
- a CDS encoding TlpA disulfide reductase family protein yields the protein MIGFIRIAFCLFLFFTAQPVLAAPPATGDTIPELILPVPFDPAGQEMLGLQGKSTFTLADLDAELIFIEIIGVYCPQCVKQSPGFKTLFNRLGKGKLKGRVAMFGLAAGGTDAEVKQLLTTGQYLFPVLSDPDYVAHKVLGEPLTPYTIVCRPDGTVVYDHLGVVQDIDALYQLIKTLLD
- a CDS encoding response regulator; this translates as MTQEKILVIDDEKATLKMFRLFLDVYGFDIFTAESGEEGLDVFDREKPDIVLTDIKMPGMDGIEVLQQIKKRSPATEVIVITGHGDMDLAIQALNLDAADFINKPIQRQSLEQGLSRARERLKLAKSRQNEVSVSRQGRALVIEIQGSVSSHSEPYLREAYAKAQEAKVQRIVLHFDPNTSVNGAGIAILTQLVLESEKDGIEIVMAGLSENFRKVFGIVGLTRMIQIFDSLDQACA
- a CDS encoding MauE/DoxX family redox-associated membrane protein, translating into MISRLKVLLTHPVLALLLRLYLAGVFIYASLHKINFPAEFADNIAGYLIVPYWLINPLAVFMPWLELVCGLFLLAGVRVRGASLLIGAMLAMFTVAVLVALIQDTPIGCGCFQSVGEPISWWTVLRDLAWLAMAAHIYFYDRLVHLDRLFMVKPEELGL